The Lytechinus pictus isolate F3 Inbred chromosome 15, Lp3.0, whole genome shotgun sequence genome contains a region encoding:
- the LOC129277268 gene encoding solute carrier family 35 member G1-like, with product MHVRLLMITPGSEYGPNFNSAWTIFQRNYSFVFELLMISIRLISLSNLYDMANYASFRQMRQSMGTYYDESEVQHMREWHYVSPAHVDKYWREMHHPISLRQCGRRVTAIEKFWNGLKRSATLTWTLSMTLLHRYRGILWAIFCILTATFSSLCVKLLTGSVPPSQLLFFRGIFQILFTAPCIVFFRHPLRYPPKSVMLITVRGIIGTFLSFLCYYSYQAIPMATAKALIYSSPVFVAIFAGVFLKEKCSLGTTLFSFLTVVSVVLVVQPPFIFGSRGDSASSVVGLMCSSAGAFTVAVNVIILRYMQMHRINAHVIVFAYGIIAAVCCAIFSATGIERWTNPGCSSKRRIIILMCLSGFLEQVSGTLALKTEKASVISVLRGNDVIVSFVFEFLIFHTVPGAWTVVGIFGVVGSAIGMTISSHFASERDRKRDTKDKFHTISDTNYHDCDTKMEV from the exons ATGCATGTGAGATTATTGATGATTACCCCCGGATCAGAATATGGACCTAATTTCAATAGCGCGTGGACAATCTTTCAGAGAAATTACAGTTTCGTATTTGA ATTACTGATGATATCTATTCGACTGATATCTCTATCTAATTTGTACGATATGGCAAACTACGCATCATTTCGACAGATGAGACAAAGTATGGGAACATATTATGATGAAAGTGAAGTTCAGCACATGAGAGAGTGGCATTATGTTTCACCAGCGCACGTAGATAAATACTGGAGGGAAATGCATCATCCGATATCTTTAAGACAGTGTGGTCGCAGGGTAACGGCCATCGAGAAATTCTGGAATGGTTTGAAAAGGTCAGCGACCCTGACGTGGACGTTATCAATGACGCTATTGCACAGATACCGTGGGATACTTTGGGCAATCTTCTGCATCCTCACGGCGACATTTAGTTCCCTCTGTGTGAAGCTTCTGACGGGAAGTGTTCCTCCAAGCCAGCTACTCTTCTTCCGAGGCATCTTCCAGATTCTCTTCACCGCACCTTGTATCGTGTTTTTCAGACATCCTTTGCGATATCCGCCAAAGTCGGTTATGCTGATCACGGTACGAGGGATAATCGGGACGTTCTTATCCTTCTTGTGTTACTATTCCTACCAGGCAATTCCTATGGCCACAGCTAAAGCTCTGATATACAGCTCCCCAGTCTTTGTTGCCATCTTTGCAGGAGTGTTCCTCAAGGAGAAATGCTCGCTAGGGAcaacattattttctttcttaacAGTTGTATCGGTAGTCCTGGTCGTTCAACCCCCGTTTATTTTTGGAAGCAGAGGGGACAGTGCGTCCTCTGTAGTCGGTTTGATGTGCTCCTCCGCCGGGGCCTTCACCGTGGCCGTCAACGTCATCATCCTCCGTTACATGCAGATGCATCGAATCAACGCCCACGTCATCGTGTTTGCATATGGTATCATTGCCGCAGTTTGCTGTGCCATCTTTTCAGCTACCGGTATTGAGAGATGGACAAACCCAGGGTGTTCTTCAAAGCGTCGGATCATCATCCTGATGTGTCTTTCAGGATTTCTTGAGCAGGTTTCAGGTACCCTTGCTCTTAAAACTGAGAAAGCTTCAGTGATTTCCGTCTTACGGGGCAACGACGTCATTGTGTCCTTTGTCTTCGAGTTCTTAATATTCCACACCGTACCCGGAGCGTGGACCGTTGTCGGTATATTTGGCGTTGTAGGGAGTGCCATTGGTATGACAATTTCTTCTCACTTTGCCAGCGAAAGAGACAGGAAGAGAGACACAAAGGATAAATTTCATACGATATCAGACACAAACTATCATGATTGTGATACAAAAATGGAAGTTTAA
- the LOC129277755 gene encoding solute carrier family 35 member G1-like isoform X1, translated as MLITMAKNKCDDGTSIRERHQCGDVAGSLDNQGKELNGNDIQGDDRMISSKTSLRDVRERGPCARFRKACSLHQGMLLALLSCIFQASGAIGVKLLSGRIPPTEIAAARLLAYFVLSAVLGLYYKISLRVTMKQLPWLLLRITCGTIGICLVFYAYQNIPVGDTNAIIFISPIFTGFFAWMLLGEKFTLVDVGLALFALVGVVLIARPSFLFGNLVQVEVSGEGNTVLGVVCALISALFVAMVFVLIRKLGGISLHPFTQVFYFGIFGFIMTTILTALLGLLIVPRCGMDRLVLIFVSVIGFLAQISMTYAFKLEKAAYVAVVKSNNVIMAFLLEFAVFGTVPFWMSLLGAALVMASSLGVTVKKWKASRSKKETDDTSNSDDDRDLKNKEETEVNIRES; from the coding sequence atgttgatCACAATGGCTAAGAACAAGTGTGATGATGGAACAAGTATCCGGGAAAGACATCAATGTGGTGATGTTGCAGGGTCGCTTGATAATCAAGGTAAGGAATTGAATGGGAATGATATTCAAGGAGACGATAGAATGATATCGTCTAAGACTTCTTTAAGGGATGTCCGAGAGCGTGGACCTTGTGCAAGGTTTAGGAAAGCATGTTCTCTCCACCAGGGTATGCTTCTTGCACTGCTGTCCTGTATTTTCCAAGCAAGTGGGGCAATCGGGGTTAAACTGCTCTCTGGCAGAATCCCACCAACCGAGATTGCTGCAGCTCGCCTTCTTGCCTATTTTGTCCTTAGCGCAGTACTCGGTTTGTACTATAAGATTTCTCTTCGGGTTACCATGAAGCAGCTACCTTGGCTGCTGCTCAGAATCACTTGTGGAACTATAGGAATCTGCCTTGTCTTTTATGCTTACCAAAACATCCCTGTTGGGGATACCAATGCGATTATCTTTATCAGTCCCATTTTTACAGGATTCTTTGCTTGGATGCTTCTCGGAGAGAAGTTCACCCTTGTGGATGTTGGCTTAGCTTTGTTTGCACTTGTTGGTGTTGTCTTAATCGCTCGTCCATCTTTCCTCTTTGGGAACCTTGTACAAGTAGAGGTGTCTGGAGAGGGAAACACTGTTCTTGGTGTTGTGTGTGCATTGATTTCTGCTCTTTTCGTAGCAATGGTTTTTGTGCTCATCAGGAAGCTTGGCGGAATCAGCCTGCATCCTTTCACCCAGGTTTTTTACTTTGGAATTTTTGGTTTCATCATGACAACCATCTTGACTGCTCTTCTTGGACTCTTGATTGTCCCCAGATGCGGAATGGACCGCCTCGTGCTCATCTTTGTTTCCGTCATAGGGTTCCTGGCACAGATTTCCATGACTTATGCATTCAAATTAGAAAAGGCAGCTTATGTAGCCGTTGTGAAGAGCAACAATGTCATCATGGCTTTCTTGCTTGAATTTGCAGTTTTTGGAACTGTCCCATTTTGGATGTCACTGCTTGGAGCTGCTTTGGTTATGGCTAGCTCTCTTGGTGTTACAGTAAAGAAATGGAAGGCATCTCGTTCTAAAAAAGAAACTGACGATACCAGTAATAGCGATGATGACAGGgacttaaaaaataaagaagagacGGAGGTCAATATCAGAGAAAGCTGA